From Aegilops tauschii subsp. strangulata cultivar AL8/78 chromosome 5, Aet v6.0, whole genome shotgun sequence:
gttgtatggagacttgaactccgccatcatggtccttgtcgcatccatcaacgtccggttcttcctctccgctacaccattttgttgaggggtgtatggtgtggaatattgatgcttgatcccctcatcactaagaaactcatccaaggtgtagttcttgaactcggtgccattgtcacttcttatagtcaagatctttgcattgtgttgatgttgggcttcatttgcaaagtcaatgatggtttgttgggtctcactcttcctcttgaagaaatatacccaagtgtatcttgaatagtcatccacaatcaccaagcaatactttctggCCCCAAGACTAACAAAGGATGGAGGCCGAAAGAGATCCATGTggaggagctccaaaggcctcttcgagtaaatgatagttgtgggagggtgagccttctcatgtagctttccttcgatacaagcactgcaagtacgatctttagcaaaactaacatttgttagtccacggacatggtcccccttgagaagactttgcaaagatctcatattgacatgggctaaacggcgatgccaaagccatcccacgtcaactttagccattaggcatgtcgcggtcttagtgggttgctccgaaaagttaatcacatagagaccgttctcgacatgcccaacaaaggctactttcagagtcttgctccacaagagagccacggtatcaatatcaaagaaagtggcaaagcccatgagtgcaagttgacgaacggaaagtaaatgtatgcaagggactcaacaagcatgaccttctcgatcgtgagatcatgagaaatgacaaccttgccgagtcccaataccttagaagacgaggcatcaccccactcgacattggtgggcatagatggaatcttgtgcacgtccaccaccaagtccttgcttccggtcatatgatttgtagctccactatcgagcaaccatgatcccccaccggaagcaaacacctacaagagatcaatgcttggttttaggtacccattttgtaatgggtcctttgatgttagtgacaagggtcttaggaacccaaatagaccattcaatgtactcataaggagaaccaacaaatttggcataaacatgcccatcactagcacggcacaacacataagaagggttaaagtcgccggctttgttggaaggggtggcattgcccttcttgacaccaccacccttcacattgttcttcttctccttggaagcaccctctccctccttcacaaaagtttgcttgagaggaggaggtcatttggtcttgtcattcttcttcttgttcttggacacgggtgcgaacccaatcccttccttggccacaacttccttttgattgctcaaaaggttgttgaggttcttctcaccttgtatgcacgacacaaggcctttctcaagttgttccttcaactttgcattctcctcaacaagatgcacatgctcacaacaagggttagtagcatttgcattatcaattaaaaccatgtgaggaaaagtggctttctccttggttagcttcacttggagttgatcatgagactccttgaggctagcatgaacacctttcaaggccttgtgagccttgtcaagtatatcaaactcctccttgagtctagcaagatcaaccccaagcttggccttctcggagtttagcacacgagatacaacaagtgcatgatcaagatctttctttaatttagcgtggtcatcgttgtatgactcctcaagagccagacgaagacctcgctcttcctcaagagcattggaaagatccgaaatctcatcggcatagtcacgactatgcccctccatcttagagatggtatctttgtgagcctcgatcatgtcattggcttcaccaagttgttccaagagagcaacgaagtgcttcttggatttacccttgagtttactcataaaagactcaaattcattctcctccacattagacccctcatgttcatcaatgcaatccgtcaaagaaggattatgaatgatggtagttttgatgttgggggttaccttgttggtggctttagccatgaggcacttggcggtgatgttctcattgggtgagtcgaagagagacacccgtggagttgtcgcaatggcaacagaggccatggcaaccgactcaccatcatcatcatcatcatcatcatcctcatggtactcttcttgtgccaccaaccccttgggaggagtcttcttggtgaagttgctcttgttggggaaagacttggccttgtcctttcagatgagcttgccaccattgtcttccctcttctcataaggacattccacaacaaagtggctcacattgccacaattatagcaagtgctcactcgttgcttgaacttcgcgccacttgagttgttcttgttgaagttgggccttgtgttcttcttgctccaaagttgccttgaagcaagagccatgtgttcatgataagcatactttgtatcttcggggttgctctcctcttcttcctcttcttccacactaaccttggccttcaaggcaaggttgggcttctttgctatTTGACAACGTAACACCTCCTTGTCgacggtcttgtccaagatgctcatagccacaaactcatccaacacttcacttgaggacaaggtgtggaagtccggcctttgacgaatgacggaggacatggccttgtggtaaggcatcatggccttgaggaatttgcgcttgacactacaaaaaaaatacacttccgtgatgatacgtgtttgtcacagtaggtcgcgttttctgtcatgcatgtacatccatgacgattttatgatagaatcaagatagtcatacatgtgctgtcgtagaagtgttccatgacattaccaaaattatcatcacggaagtgtccacttccatggcGAAAAaccgcgcgtcacagaagtgctttcgtcaagggtggccgacacgtggcatccaccgtaacgggtcgccgttaagctatcgggtccagttttggatccgataacccgttaacagcccggaccaatggcgattttccacgtgtaaaatcatcattggctggaggaaacacgtgtcagctccccattggcacatgtgtcactcatccaatgggcgagatgcgcttatgaaatgttgacacgtggaccggcacaaaagtggcccataaagtttaaatgggccggcccaactaaaggcccacaagattttgcggtccataatgggccggcccagcaaaaggcccacgtttgcggaccataataggccggcccagctaaaggcccacaagattttgcgggccataatgggtcggcccaactaaaggcccgcgagattttgcggaccataatgggccagcccagctaaaggcccacaagattttgcggaccataatgggccggcccaactaaaggcccacgagatttcgccgaccataatgggccggcccagctaaaggcccaaaagattttgatgacactagtaggccggcccattaacaggctgccatgttttgggccaaatgccgacccatatttgatccggtccattaacagtctgccacgttccgggcctaataaaggcccatatgagatccggcccgttaaaagcgtaccacgttctgggccaaattatggcccagatcaggtctggccctttgagaggctttgggctaaattatggcccatatcagattcggcccgtcaactggacgctatgcttttgggcccacttaataaaggcccatttagtaattcggcctgatattagtttcggcctgttaaaggcccgtttaacatttcggccctatatatatttcggcctgttaaaagcccgtcatatagttgggcctaactacgaccccgtttgcatccggcctgctcacagacgataatctgattgggccaaacaaagactgagacaattttggcctgttataagtccatgatttgattggcacaatcatgggccggggtctatttcggcctgcttcCGGCCCGTGAGCTATTCGGCACGTTTCAGgaccaacctacttttcagcctcctaaaagcccattgagttttcttgggaaaatagggccggcggtttactcggcctattaaaggcccgaatctactagtgggctagtttacatttaggcctgttaacggaccaagatgacggggcctatgatgcggatcatacatagtgatttgcatgacggcccgattatgtaccgtaattttacggtttggccggtttactgcgaagacaggatatatatacagtaaaataagtgcagcatcgtgaataagaaaaaaaacctagactatacaataaagaaattacggcatattacatccactgggcatcaaagttcgccactatgataataaagcacaagcagacaacagattacatacactgggcatcaaagatcgccaccggtgcaattaaacatgccgacaaaataatatacaaaaccgacagcacttcaatagagttcaagaaaggttagccctgctcgggagctgcagcgcaagcagctgagcaagctgatgagactgcacttgtttgacacttatatcctcctcactctgaaagataaacaagcagacatatgacatgttttgcacatataagtatcagtgctgacaattcatcacatttcttactgacgaataaagtgacatagtttaaaatagcattaacacaatatggtattgttcaggtcaagacatggcaggaatgacattgtgaaggagttggcagcttcacgacaccactggattacagatcaagaactcataagtaccaatggttagtgtgctgtcaatttatcccatttcagattggcaaaataagatcacttgctctctatagtttaatttacatggtatgaagaaggaacttggttgtacaactgaaaacttaaattgagaaggtcaaacttttgtttatgaactactcccccgtcccataatataagaacattttttacactacactaatgtcaaaaacgttcttatattatgggacggagggagtacataataaactttaaacatgcaatttgatgcaaacaccaaaaataaacagctgttgcagtcatgcctaaccaaatatacacaacaaagtttgaaggcttgataaggagaaacttacattattggtgaaggcaggctctataaagcccttgtccatgctgatggggggggggcaattcaagaagtttaccatagaatcttcttcataagcattgcctttattctacattttgttaagcgtaaatatagatgtgacaatataagaaaaaatggagaatatttaagataagatgaagagtgatgctacataaccaagtagctataaatgtaagtacagcgatacaggcaaaaggtacagccaagagcaatgcagagctaaacttcttcagtatcatcggtgttatccaaccttatggtaagagtaaatatagatcttatgtgtagaaaatggagggcaaaggaaataagctgtagagtgatggtacatgaacaactacctgtcaatataagtacactgataaaggacagcaggtacttacaagaacaatgcagagctaaaaaattgcattggcattggatatattctacactaatgtaaccattcatacagatcagataatttggagcgaacaattgataagcaagctatcatgcatactgttgtcacataatgaaccaggtatgtatgcaagtacagtgatataggacaataggtactaacaagagcaaagtagcgagcaacatatttgcgatatcccgtcgttcttttcaaaccggaattctttttcgagcagatttcctgcaaaaaagatccgtaaggcacatgcggaaaagtagaagttcaaattgtcatgcgatatcatagacagtacctcatcctcggaacgagattagtgcataacaaggtttttccattcaatgtcttctaaatttagcacaggagacttcaccagaaattcgtttataggctttccatcaaagtgtgatttcctcaggtaacactgatactgctgcaatgcttccttgaaaagtgcaagcaagctttgctcatcatgactatccagattgaccctcgcctacttacaacaatgtaatgtaaatcattgatgtgttcaatcagcagaaaacaggaaaataatcaccatgaataatagcacttacatgtaagtgggacaggaagatgtgaaaatcatgtttgtcttcactataatcttcccatgatgggaatatatgcacgtagtccctaacaacattgaaagcattgtcttttaactgggaataactggaatggggttccaatctgcaggaattggccgtctctgcagttgggataggtcttcggccggtggacttgctgtactttttgctggagtgggatttttctgtggtacggctggtgctatggcaactgaaatcggcataccttttgctggagtgcaggtcctatGTGGTGGGgttagtggtgtggccagtgaagtatgggtacagtctgctggagtcggtcctacgttttgtgtcactggttgtacaaccaatataagtggggtgctgtctgatttctccggcacaaccacgttttttaaggactttgctggtgctccttcaggttcggcaatcaccctattcctttttgatgtctgatgcacaagaacaacatttgagtggaaaaacatggtatgatgacagatggaatatgtattgataatggatgggcatggcatctcgacatatatgatgagtaaactaagcagatggcggtgcaacaaagtagaagaaatgcaagacaacatatgcaagatacgcgcaatcaataaaaccttgccaaattagaacaagcaccttgatgggcgaatatgacaggccatctgcctttgactcctcgaggttagaatagtcattaggatcatattctgaacaagaatctacaggtagggagcgtatgagtttcattgcatccagaatggcactcaatgccttggtgccaattttgtaagtcattgcagtgttccacaatattcttctgatgcgcggattctgatattcactgtaattacgtataatatctgagaaccatgaaaacataaatagttgtgagattatctttgtaatgcagaggatattctaatataggggcgcccctgtaaacacttgtgtgctatcactggattctgatgagagagctcatgtgtgctataatatggtgcgtgcatttatataatctggcacaagtacacaaaaaaataggctccagaagtaaggatagttggcagatgataggttcaaaatatactgtatagagagtttattgccaaaccatgataacaagagcatacagcaactaggcagatcatattgtacataaaaggggtacaccataaccacgatatataaatcaggaaagtggaactggcttgaaaatacggtgttgtattgccgctagtaattgaaagcctatcgatgacgtacaggccagctctatcagctgttgactgcagatgtccctgctccccttcctgacacgGAACATACTGTACATACTAAATACaaaataacaaaagaggaacatgttaaagaacagaagaggaagcatattctcgAGGTTcggcttcattgcatacaatgttggttgcccactcatgatgaatcacagcgcccaaagaaatgcaattccatgctgtctctctatatgtggcaattttgaacaagagtcattaggatcatattctgaacaagagtcaataggtggggagcgtatgagtttcattgcatccataatggcactcaatgccttggtgccaattttgtaagtcattggagtgtttagcttcaagagtggactgctgcttgtgcgacacaaagcagctacatagatcatagtgtagatataacgggaaaaccttaagcatcagagtaaaatcagcaaggtggaacttgctggaatatatgggctagtattgccggtatggctagaaaggcttcggatacgagctctcttcaactgaaggtgcggtactgttaatatcagtgtaactctcaaaggcgacatagctccccgcatttccttgctattcttataggattcaagtgggcaggccactacaaatcctattcccatgtttacaaaatcctacgaatcaaagaggcctgAAGAGTTCAaggtgtccatcacaaccgaccgaatagacctctacactgcaaatgtccctgctcatcttcactacaaggaacatactatactactatcatactctctcctttccaaaatataagtcttggtagagattcccactatggatcacatacagatgtatccagatacattttagtgtgtagattcactcattttgctccatatgtagtccatggtggaatctatacaaagacttgtatttaggaatggagagagtacttattaaagaagaacggaagaggaacaagctaaagaagagcaagcagattttgggtaataaaatgttcgttgcgcagtgcccacacatgatgaaccagagtggattaagaaagcaactccccgctgtctctctatatgtggtgcacgtgcttttcgaaagtaaagtaggaacattagctgaccaattaaatgttatctgttttagtaatatcaacatcatatcagattcgtacttgagcaagaagtttggaattatgagtggcacgttgtttatagcttgatggattcaggagcagtgctaagcaggtatgatgatggtactgaatataaaggcatgtctgcatgcaagtcgcgcgacttttgtcatttgggtcagtcgaccatttcaggcggttggatgaagatcctacgtctcctaacccttcttcttcctcgtctctgattcttcccatacagaacaccgcacgggccgccggccggaccaccggcccccaccgcccgtgttcctccgccacccccacaccccacccccgcccccacccgcgtcgagttttcttcgttcgacGAGGCCCCACTGTTGGGgaaacgtagcaataattcaaaattttcctacgtgtcaccaagatcaatctaggagatgctagcaacgagagagagggagtgcatcttcatacccttgaagatcgctaagcggaagcgttacaagaacgcagttgatggagtcgtactcgcgacgattcaaatcgcggaagatccgatctagtgctgtcggtgtcaaaaccggtggatctcgggtagggggtcccgaactgtgcatctaaggcggatggtaataggaggcgggggacacgatgtttacccaagttcgggccctctcgatggaggtaataccctacttcctgcttgattgatcttgatgatatgagtattgcaagagttgatctaccacgagatcgtagaggctaaaccctagaagctagcct
This genomic window contains:
- the LOC141022147 gene encoding uncharacterized protein → MIRKATWSRHGRNDIVKELAASRHHWITDQELISTNGIGRLCSWDRSSAGGLAVLFAGVGFFCGTAGAMATEIGIPFAGVQVLCGGVSGVASEVWVQSAGVGPTFCVTGCTTNISGVLSDFSGTTTFFKDFAGAPSDGICIDNGWAWHLDIYDE